From a region of the Campylobacter sp. genome:
- the cysS gene encoding cysteine--tRNA ligase gives MVIYDSLSKKKLPFKPISEGLARIYACGPTVYDDAHLGHAKSAVSFDLLRRVLQAEGYEVKFARNFTDIDDKILKKMAETGKSLEEITELYTRRYLQDMSALNVADASISPKATENIAAICELISSLIQKGFAYEIAGDGIYFDTRKDGDYLSLSGKKDDASKNIARVASNDAKHDEKDFVLWKFDENWFDSPFGKGRPGWHSECVAMILAHLDSGDAKFCIDIHAGGADLLFPHHENEAAQCRCARHRALSKYWLHNGFVQVNNEKMSKSLGNSFFVRDALKIAPGEALRFYLLSSHYRANFNYSIADLLASKKRLDKIYRLKKRVRDVLTPAAGQNSAPELPATEVKFRSEMMEFLSDDLNTSGALAVLDSFVASANEALDRAPKDKALKARIAANLEFAKQTLGILYEDETEYFRFGLSEQQRAQIEELIKQRAQAKAEKDFASADAIRARLTDMKIEVMDTPGGTVWEVAAE, from the coding sequence ATGGTAATTTATGATAGTTTGAGCAAAAAGAAACTCCCTTTTAAGCCCATTAGCGAGGGGCTAGCGCGCATTTACGCCTGCGGTCCGACAGTTTATGACGACGCGCATCTGGGGCATGCAAAAAGCGCCGTGAGCTTCGATCTGCTGCGCCGCGTACTGCAAGCGGAGGGCTATGAGGTAAAATTTGCGCGAAATTTCACCGATATAGACGATAAAATTTTAAAAAAGATGGCGGAAACCGGTAAGAGCCTGGAGGAGATCACGGAGCTTTATACCCGCAGATATTTGCAGGATATGAGCGCGCTAAACGTCGCGGACGCGAGCATTTCGCCCAAAGCGACCGAAAATATCGCCGCGATCTGCGAGCTCATATCTTCACTTATTCAAAAAGGCTTTGCCTACGAGATCGCAGGGGACGGTATCTACTTCGACACGCGCAAAGACGGGGATTATCTAAGCCTTAGCGGTAAAAAGGACGACGCTAGTAAAAATATTGCCCGCGTCGCCTCAAACGATGCCAAGCACGACGAGAAGGACTTCGTGCTGTGGAAATTTGACGAGAATTGGTTCGATAGCCCGTTTGGCAAAGGGCGCCCCGGCTGGCACAGCGAGTGCGTCGCGATGATTTTGGCGCACCTTGATAGCGGAGACGCGAAATTTTGCATTGACATTCACGCAGGTGGCGCCGATCTGCTCTTCCCACATCACGAAAACGAAGCCGCGCAGTGCCGCTGTGCCCGCCATAGAGCGCTAAGCAAATACTGGCTTCACAACGGCTTCGTGCAGGTAAATAACGAAAAGATGAGCAAGAGCCTGGGCAACTCGTTTTTTGTAAGAGACGCCCTAAAAATCGCACCGGGCGAGGCGCTGAGATTTTATCTCTTAAGCTCGCATTATAGGGCAAATTTTAATTATTCGATAGCCGATCTGCTCGCGAGCAAAAAGAGGCTCGATAAAATTTACCGCCTTAAAAAGCGCGTCCGTGACGTTTTAACTCCCGCTGCGGGGCAAAATTCTGCGCCCGAACTACCTGCTACGGAGGTTAAATTTAGATCGGAGATGATGGAGTTTTTAAGCGATGATCTCAACACCTCAGGCGCACTTGCGGTGCTCGATAGCTTCGTAGCAAGCGCGAACGAAGCGCTAGATCGCGCGCCAAAAGATAAGGCGCTAAAAGCCCGTATCGCTGCGAATTTGGAGTTTGCGAAGCAGACGCTCGGAATTTTATATGAGGATGAGACCGAATACTTTCGCTTCGGCCTGAGCGAGCAGCAAAGAGCGCAGATCGAGGAGCTGATAAAACAGCGCGCGCAGGCGAAGGCGGAAAAGGACTTTGCGAGCGCGGATGCCATCAGGGCGCGCCTTACGGATATGAAGATCGAAGTGATGGATACGCCTGGCGGCACCGTTTGGGAGGTCGCAGCGGAGTAA
- the murJ gene encoding murein biosynthesis integral membrane protein MurJ: protein MLRGFFTNSAGTLVSRVLGFVRDLLTASVLGAGIYSDLFFVAFKLPNLFRRLFGEGAFTQAFLPSFTAARKKGIFAAAVLIKFSIFIALLTALVLLAAPVFTKVLAYGFSAEQIGLAVPYVRINFFYLTFIFVVTLFASLLQYRDHFATTAFSTALLNLAMIAALLLARGKDGATAVLYLSFGVVVGGLLQLAVHVYALKFTGMLRVLTGGFARLARGDKPQTQGFYKNFFAGVLGASALQLSSFIDTFFASFLASGSISYLYYANRIFQLPLALFAIALSTAIFPRMSKFVKAHDDAQALALVERGFYFLLALLGLSAIGGVMLRNEITQLLFERGEFTRQNSIECAAVLGAYMVGLVPFGLSRIFSHWLYANMKQKLSAKISIWCVFINVALCALFFKPFGAVGLAFASTITGAFLLGFNLYFFGFNNFLAIIRAKKIIAIAALCAGEAAILYILKGLYYGNL, encoded by the coding sequence ATGCTCAGAGGCTTTTTTACAAATAGCGCAGGCACGCTGGTTTCGCGAGTTTTGGGTTTCGTGCGCGACCTGCTTACCGCATCGGTTTTGGGCGCGGGGATTTACAGCGATCTGTTTTTCGTAGCGTTTAAACTGCCCAATCTTTTTCGCAGACTATTCGGCGAGGGAGCTTTTACGCAGGCGTTTTTGCCTAGCTTTACCGCCGCGCGTAAAAAAGGAATTTTTGCCGCAGCGGTGCTTATTAAATTTAGCATTTTCATCGCGCTTTTGACGGCGCTCGTGCTGCTCGCCGCGCCCGTTTTTACTAAAGTTTTGGCATACGGATTTAGCGCCGAGCAGATCGGTCTTGCGGTGCCCTACGTGCGGATAAATTTTTTCTACCTCACGTTTATCTTCGTCGTTACGCTCTTTGCCTCACTGCTTCAGTATCGCGACCACTTCGCTACGACGGCGTTTTCGACCGCACTTCTAAATTTAGCGATGATCGCGGCGCTTCTGCTAGCTCGCGGTAAGGACGGCGCCACGGCGGTGCTCTATCTTAGCTTCGGTGTCGTAGTGGGCGGGCTTTTACAGCTTGCGGTGCACGTTTATGCGCTAAAGTTTACCGGCATGCTGCGCGTCTTAACCGGCGGCTTTGCGCGGCTTGCACGAGGCGATAAGCCGCAAACGCAGGGCTTTTATAAAAATTTTTTCGCAGGCGTACTCGGTGCGTCGGCGCTTCAGCTAAGCTCGTTTATAGATACCTTCTTTGCGAGTTTCCTTGCTAGCGGCAGTATCAGCTATCTTTACTACGCCAACCGCATATTTCAGCTGCCGCTCGCGCTTTTTGCAATCGCGCTTAGCACGGCGATCTTTCCGCGCATGAGCAAATTCGTAAAAGCTCACGACGACGCGCAGGCTCTGGCGCTCGTGGAGCGCGGGTTTTACTTCCTTTTGGCGCTACTTGGCCTCTCTGCGATAGGCGGCGTGATGCTACGAAACGAGATCACGCAGCTGCTGTTTGAGCGCGGAGAATTTACCCGCCAAAATTCCATCGAATGCGCCGCAGTTCTCGGCGCGTATATGGTGGGGCTCGTGCCGTTCGGGCTGTCTAGGATTTTTTCGCACTGGCTGTATGCAAATATGAAGCAGAAGCTAAGCGCGAAAATTTCGATCTGGTGCGTTTTTATAAATGTCGCTTTGTGCGCGCTGTTTTTTAAACCCTTCGGAGCGGTGGGACTTGCGTTTGCAAGCACGATAACGGGGGCGTTTCTGCTCGGCTTTAATCTCTATTTTTTTGGATTTAATAACTTTTTGGCTATAATCCGCGCAAAAAAAATTATTGCGATCGCGGCGCTTTGTGCGGGCGAAGCGGCGATTTTATACATTTTAAAAGGCTTGTATTATGGTAATTTATGA
- a CDS encoding MlaD family protein, with the protein MENRTSYTIVGAFVMICVAALTAFMWWMLTKTDRSESYRSYYIHTKELPVGIKENSEVKFIGVNAGIIKSIDFADIENAIIEIEISVKSKLPISQDSVAKVESQGISGIAFINITKGSGKLFPPNDKKPIIALDKTLLDKIGSKAEVITDSVSEMIFKINGLLSKQNTDKVDRILSSMDKFSAELSDEKKFQSLDALLANVNTLIANLNEREKELDALLDNLNAFAVSAANLSNSLDKTAGIITKRIDRGEYNLKAILDPTLEEAKNTLGELKKSLREFQGAMFRLEDNPYDFFFKDTSKGADRDDKKE; encoded by the coding sequence TTGGAAAATAGAACTTCATACACGATAGTAGGCGCATTTGTTATGATCTGCGTCGCGGCTCTTACGGCATTTATGTGGTGGATGCTTACTAAGACCGACCGCAGCGAGAGCTACCGCTCCTACTATATCCACACAAAAGAGCTTCCCGTAGGCATTAAGGAGAATTCTGAGGTTAAATTTATCGGCGTAAATGCGGGCATTATAAAAAGCATCGATTTTGCCGATATCGAAAATGCGATCATCGAGATTGAAATTTCAGTAAAAAGCAAGCTACCGATCTCGCAAGATAGCGTCGCTAAGGTAGAATCTCAAGGCATCAGCGGAATCGCGTTTATAAATATCACGAAAGGAAGTGGCAAGCTTTTCCCGCCGAATGATAAAAAGCCGATAATTGCGCTGGACAAAACACTTCTTGATAAAATCGGCTCTAAAGCTGAAGTTATCACCGATAGCGTAAGTGAGATGATCTTTAAGATTAATGGGCTACTGTCTAAGCAAAATACCGATAAAGTGGATAGAATTCTATCTTCGATGGATAAATTTAGCGCTGAGCTAAGTGATGAGAAAAAATTCCAAAGCCTAGACGCGCTGCTTGCTAACGTAAATACTCTCATAGCAAATTTAAACGAGCGCGAGAAGGAGCTAGACGCTCTGCTAGATAATCTAAACGCCTTTGCCGTGAGTGCTGCCAATCTATCGAATTCACTGGATAAAACCGCAGGCATCATCACTAAGCGTATCGATCGCGGCGAGTACAATCTAAAAGCGATCTTGGATCCTACACTTGAGGAGGCAAAAAACACTCTTGGCGAGCTCAAAAAATCGCTTAGAGAATTCCAAGGCGCGATGTTTAGGCTAGAGGACAATCCTTACGATTTCTTTTTCAAAGACACTTCTAAAGGCGCGGATCGCGACGATAAAAAGGAATAA
- a CDS encoding ABC transporter ATP-binding protein — MSEQVQSSGISQIIVARDVTTAYGSRVMHDSVSFSVKKGEIYGFLGGSGSGKTTLMKTLIFLKRPQSGEIKIFGRDIWRASEAGQNEIRLKCGVMFQFGALYSSMSVLENVGVLLREYSKFSEREIDELSMFWIQKVGLKKEAAALRPNELSGGMKKRVALARALALSPEILFLDEPNSGLDPLSARALDRLVCELRDSLGVTVVMVTHDVDSIFDILDRFLIVDNQKIAFEGSIEEISSLENNPLEELFKMRQRD; from the coding sequence ATGAGCGAGCAAGTGCAATCTAGCGGGATATCTCAAATTATAGTCGCGCGCGATGTTACTACAGCGTACGGATCGCGCGTTATGCACGATAGCGTGAGCTTTAGCGTTAAAAAGGGCGAAATTTACGGCTTTTTAGGCGGCAGTGGCAGTGGCAAAACGACGTTAATGAAAACGCTCATATTTTTAAAGCGCCCGCAAAGTGGCGAGATTAAAATTTTCGGGCGCGATATTTGGCGCGCAAGCGAAGCAGGGCAAAACGAGATCCGCCTAAAATGCGGCGTGATGTTTCAGTTCGGCGCACTTTACAGCTCGATGAGCGTGCTCGAAAACGTAGGCGTGCTGCTGCGCGAATACTCTAAATTTAGCGAGCGCGAGATAGACGAGCTATCGATGTTTTGGATCCAAAAGGTGGGGCTTAAGAAGGAGGCCGCCGCGCTTAGGCCAAACGAGCTTAGCGGCGGTATGAAAAAGCGCGTGGCGCTGGCTCGCGCGCTAGCACTTAGCCCTGAAATTTTATTTTTGGACGAGCCAAACTCGGGGCTTGATCCGCTTAGCGCCAGAGCCCTTGATAGGCTTGTTTGCGAGCTTAGAGACAGCCTCGGCGTCACGGTCGTGATGGTGACGCACGATGTGGATAGTATCTTTGACATTTTGGATCGGTTTTTGATCGTGGATAATCAAAAAATTGCCTTTGAAGGAAGCATAGAGGAAATTTCGAGCCTAGAAAACAACCCGCTTGAAGAGCTATTTAAGATGCGACAAAGGGATTGA
- a CDS encoding ABC transporter permease, producing MRNLAFSLESSGGKNTLSLRGQWNYKSSRSQLLALKKAVKNLNELELSLSEISNLDYFMALMIKNALAGKRVSLVEDGSKAAKILNFMDDKTIDFSYVPEPRRLNFLAQIGLYCHLGILGLLSLASFLGEFFSKLAAFVIHPMKFRFKETVNFIKDSGIDALFIVSLTAFLIGIVLAYIGSDMLSKFGASIYIIDIMGALTLREVAPLIAAIVIAGRSASSFTAQIGVMKITEEIDAMRTMGFDPFYFLAMPRIIAMVLIMPLVIFIADSVSIFAQMIVCDAYLDIAFSDYLDRFKASVELRHFLVGMIKAPFFGAFIAIIGCMRGFEVKGNTQSIGEYTTISVVNAIFWVIAIDAVFAVLFSEIGL from the coding sequence TTGCGGAATTTAGCCTTTTCGCTCGAAAGCTCGGGCGGGAAAAACACCTTATCGCTACGCGGGCAGTGGAACTACAAAAGCTCGCGCTCGCAGCTACTTGCACTAAAAAAAGCGGTAAAAAATCTAAACGAGCTGGAGCTAAGCTTAAGCGAAATTTCAAATTTAGACTATTTTATGGCGCTGATGATCAAAAACGCCCTTGCTGGCAAGCGGGTTAGCCTTGTGGAGGATGGCAGCAAAGCCGCCAAAATTCTAAACTTTATGGATGATAAAACGATCGATTTTAGCTACGTGCCCGAGCCTCGCAGACTAAATTTTTTAGCGCAGATCGGACTTTATTGTCATCTTGGAATTTTAGGCTTGCTAAGCCTTGCAAGCTTTTTGGGCGAGTTTTTCTCCAAACTCGCGGCTTTTGTAATTCATCCGATGAAATTCCGTTTCAAAGAAACCGTAAATTTTATCAAAGATAGCGGCATAGACGCGCTTTTCATCGTCTCATTGACGGCATTTTTGATCGGTATCGTGCTTGCTTACATAGGCTCGGATATGCTTTCTAAATTTGGCGCTAGCATCTATATCATCGATATAATGGGTGCTTTGACGCTCCGTGAGGTAGCACCTCTAATCGCCGCTATCGTTATCGCAGGTCGCTCGGCTTCGAGCTTTACGGCGCAGATCGGCGTGATGAAGATCACCGAAGAGATCGATGCGATGAGGACGATGGGCTTTGATCCGTTTTATTTTCTTGCGATGCCGCGCATTATCGCGATGGTACTAATCATGCCGCTAGTCATTTTTATCGCAGATTCGGTAAGTATTTTTGCTCAGATGATCGTGTGTGATGCGTATTTAGATATAGCCTTTAGCGATTATTTGGATAGATTTAAGGCTTCTGTAGAGCTTAGGCATTTTTTAGTAGGTATGATTAAAGCGCCGTTTTTCGGGGCATTCATCGCTATCATCGGCTGCATGCGGGGTTTTGAGGTCAAAGGAAACACCCAAAGCATCGGCGAATACACCACCATTAGCGTCGTAAATGCGATATTTTGGGTTATCGCGATCGACGCGGTATTTGCGGTTCTGTTTTCGGAAATCGGACTATGA